The proteins below are encoded in one region of Aquisphaera giovannonii:
- a CDS encoding twin-arginine translocation signal domain-containing protein — protein sequence MDRREFLKQTGALAATAAVGAGAGPFVHAADKSGEKAPVVGQGEHRYECHHNWGEVPSSIRWFETHGVAIDKQGHVYIKHRAGGEKPKNPADAQDTIVVFDPDGKFVRSFGKEYHGGGHGIDIREEGGQEFLYLSCMMPVNLVVKTDLKGEVVWIKQAPTEPHVYDKPNSPFTPTNVAFAPDGGFYVGDGYGSNYIHEYDKDAKWVRTWGGSGDAPGKMHTPHGLWWDDRPGREPSLVVADRANHRLQYFTADGKYLSKLEEVSFPAHFDIRGDVLLVPDLHARISLFDRDNKVLAHLGYDPEWTKQVLDGFKIRSQPDRWPAGKFIHPHDACFDKDGNIFVAEWVSTGRVSKLRHVS from the coding sequence ATGGATCGCCGCGAATTCCTCAAGCAGACCGGCGCCCTCGCCGCCACGGCGGCCGTCGGAGCCGGCGCAGGCCCGTTCGTCCACGCCGCCGACAAGTCCGGCGAGAAGGCCCCGGTCGTCGGCCAGGGCGAGCACCGCTACGAGTGCCACCACAACTGGGGCGAGGTCCCCTCGTCGATCCGCTGGTTCGAGACCCACGGCGTGGCGATCGACAAGCAGGGCCACGTCTACATCAAGCATCGCGCCGGGGGCGAGAAGCCGAAGAACCCGGCCGACGCCCAGGACACGATCGTCGTCTTCGACCCCGACGGCAAGTTCGTCCGCTCGTTCGGCAAGGAGTACCACGGCGGCGGGCACGGCATCGACATCCGCGAGGAGGGCGGCCAGGAGTTCCTCTACCTGAGCTGCATGATGCCCGTGAACCTGGTGGTGAAGACCGACCTCAAGGGCGAGGTCGTCTGGATCAAGCAGGCCCCCACGGAGCCGCACGTCTACGACAAGCCGAACTCGCCGTTCACGCCCACCAACGTGGCCTTCGCGCCCGACGGCGGCTTCTACGTCGGCGACGGCTACGGCTCGAACTACATCCACGAGTACGACAAGGACGCGAAGTGGGTCCGCACCTGGGGCGGCTCGGGGGACGCGCCGGGCAAGATGCACACCCCGCACGGCCTCTGGTGGGACGACCGGCCGGGCCGTGAGCCCTCGCTCGTCGTCGCCGACCGCGCCAACCACAGGCTCCAGTACTTCACCGCCGACGGCAAGTACCTGAGCAAGCTCGAAGAGGTCTCGTTCCCGGCCCACTTCGACATCCGCGGCGACGTCCTGCTCGTCCCCGACCTGCACGCGCGGATCAGCCTGTTCGACAGGGACAACAAGGTGCTGGCCCACCTCGGCTACGACCCCGAGTGGACCAAGCAGGTCCTCGACGGCTTCAAGATCCGCTCCCAGCCCGACCGCTGGCCGGCCGGCAAGTTCATCCACCCCCACGACGCCTGCTTCGACAAGGATGGGAACATCTTCGTCGCCGAATGGGTGTCCACGGGGCGCGTGTCGAAGCTGCGGCACGTGAGCTGA
- a CDS encoding alpha-keto acid decarboxylase family protein, protein MNLTEYLFARLRELGVGHTFGIPGDFILSIYAVQEAVGFPTVVCSHEPGVGFAADAYARVRGLGVALVTYGPGALNTLNPVACAYAEQSPLLVVSGGPEMSLRGQHDVHLHHVVRNYESQLRIYREVTTDAAVLEDPATAPGLIDRVLRNVCLRKRPGYLEIPRDRVRAEVAPPAGPLDLEPSAAAREASAGALDEVVEEIAAMLAGAKRPALYVGVGVRRHDLTAAVIRLAERLGLPVATDVLGKASFPESHPQFAGVYLGALGDPGVRELLDGSDCVLGIGVVRTDLGTGYWTERIDRRARILIDPDGVRLRHHRYDDLPIRRVVEALLERLPAGGRPAPAPPRPAAGGPGAPAPGASEAPAPGGRLRVADVIRELGRLDPGRYSFVADVGDSWFIGLELRTEVFLAAGYYASMGFAVPGALGAGVADPSRRPLAIVGDGAFQMTGTELATLVDQGLQPIVLLLNNSGYGMLEALDGPSPSYLRRDWDYPAMAAAMGARTARATTPQELAAALARAEAEPAAWLIEAITARDDLSPTMARFRDHVRSGAAPPPAM, encoded by the coding sequence ATGAATCTGACGGAATACCTGTTCGCCAGGCTGCGCGAGCTCGGCGTCGGCCATACGTTCGGGATCCCGGGGGACTTCATCCTCTCGATCTACGCCGTGCAGGAGGCGGTCGGGTTCCCGACGGTCGTCTGCAGCCACGAGCCGGGGGTGGGCTTCGCGGCCGACGCGTACGCGCGGGTGCGGGGCCTGGGGGTGGCGCTGGTGACGTACGGGCCGGGTGCCTTGAATACCCTCAACCCGGTGGCCTGCGCCTATGCCGAGCAGTCGCCGCTGCTGGTCGTCAGCGGCGGGCCCGAGATGTCCCTGCGAGGCCAGCACGACGTGCACCTGCACCACGTCGTCCGGAACTACGAGAGCCAGCTGCGGATCTACCGCGAGGTGACCACCGACGCGGCGGTCCTGGAGGATCCGGCGACGGCCCCGGGGCTCATCGATCGGGTGCTGCGGAACGTCTGCCTGCGGAAGCGGCCCGGGTACCTGGAGATCCCCCGCGACCGGGTCCGCGCCGAGGTCGCCCCGCCGGCCGGGCCGCTGGACCTGGAGCCCTCCGCCGCGGCCCGCGAGGCGAGCGCCGGGGCCCTCGACGAGGTCGTCGAGGAGATCGCCGCGATGCTCGCGGGCGCGAAGCGGCCCGCGCTGTACGTCGGCGTCGGCGTGCGCCGGCATGACCTCACCGCCGCGGTGATCCGCCTGGCGGAGCGGCTCGGGCTGCCGGTCGCCACCGACGTGCTGGGCAAGGCGTCGTTCCCGGAGAGCCACCCCCAGTTCGCCGGGGTCTACCTGGGGGCGCTCGGCGACCCGGGCGTCCGCGAGCTGCTGGACGGCTCGGACTGCGTGCTCGGCATCGGCGTGGTCCGCACGGACCTGGGGACGGGCTACTGGACCGAGCGGATCGACCGCCGGGCCCGGATCCTCATCGACCCCGACGGCGTCCGGCTCCGCCACCACCGCTACGACGACCTGCCGATCCGCCGCGTGGTGGAGGCCCTGCTGGAGCGCCTCCCCGCGGGCGGCCGCCCCGCCCCGGCGCCCCCGCGCCCGGCGGCCGGCGGGCCCGGCGCCCCCGCGCCCGGCGCATCCGAGGCACCCGCGCCGGGGGGGCGGCTCCGCGTGGCGGACGTGATCCGGGAGCTCGGGCGGCTGGACCCGGGCAGGTACAGCTTCGTGGCGGACGTGGGCGACTCGTGGTTCATCGGGCTGGAGCTGAGGACCGAGGTCTTCCTGGCCGCGGGCTACTACGCCTCGATGGGCTTCGCCGTCCCGGGGGCGCTGGGGGCCGGGGTCGCCGACCCCTCTCGCCGGCCGCTGGCGATCGTGGGCGACGGGGCCTTCCAGATGACCGGGACCGAGCTGGCGACGCTCGTGGACCAGGGCCTCCAGCCGATCGTCCTGCTGCTGAACAACAGCGGCTACGGGATGCTCGAGGCCCTGGACGGGCCGAGCCCCAGCTACCTGCGCCGCGACTGGGACTACCCGGCCATGGCCGCGGCGATGGGCGCGCGGACGGCCCGCGCGACGACGCCCCAGGAACTCGCCGCCGCGCTGGCGAGGGCCGAGGCCGAGCCGGCCGCCTGGCTCATCGAGGCGATCACCGCGCGCGACGACCTCTCGCCGACCATGGCGCGGTTCCGCGACCACGTCCGATCCGGCGCGGCGCCGCCGCCGGCGATGTGA